GGGAAATTGCCGAATTCTTAGTGGGCAGCATCGACGACATGGGTTACATCCGTCGCGACATTCAGGACATTGTTGACGATATGGCGTTTACGCAGGGTATTTATACCGATGATAAAAATGTGGAACGCATTCTGAACATTATCCACGAACTGGAACCTTCCGGTGTTGGCGCCAGAGATTTACAGGAATGCCTGTTGTTACAGCTGCGCCATAAAACACCAACAGAAGCGATCGCATTAGCCATTGACATTCTGGAAAACCAGTTTGATGCCTTTACCAAAAAGCATTACGACAAGTTATTACAAAAATACGACATCACTCAGGAACAGCTTCGAAAAGCTATTGATGAAATCGAAAAGCTAAACCCGAAACCGGGTGGTTCTTTCGATGGCAACACCAAAGCGATCGAACATGTGGTTCCCGATTTTTCAATACGCATTGTGGAAGGTGAGTTAGAACTTTCCCTGAACGGACGAAATGCGCCTGAATTACACGTTTCCAAAGATTATCAGGAAATGCTGCAAACGTATAAAGAGTCCCGGGAGAAATCGAATTCCCAAAAAGACGCCGTACAGTTTATCAAGCAAAAACTGGATTCTGCAAAATGGTTCATTGATGCCATCAAACAGCGTAATGAAACCCTGTTTGTAACCATGAATGCCATCATGCACTATCAGGAAGAATATTTCCTTGATGGTGATGAAACCAAGTTGCGACCGATGATCTTGAAGGATATCGCCGACATGATCGGTCTGGATATTTCCACCGTTTCCCGTGTGGCAAACAGCAAATATGTAGACACTCCTTATGGCACCAAGCTAATCAAGGATTTCTTTTCGGAAGCCATGAAAAATGACCAGGGAGAAGATGTTTCGACAATTGAAATTAAAAAGATCCTTCAGAATGTCATTGAAGATGAAGACAAGAGCAAACCGTTGCCGGATGACAAGCTTGCCGAAATTTTAAAAGAAAAAGGATACCCGATAGCCCGGAGAACGATTGCCAAATACCGCGAACAGCTGGATATTCCGGTAGCCCGGATGAGAAAGAAAATATAACCGTTTCTGCCTAACCTCAATACATCAAAAATGGATTTGAAGAAGATTTTTCCTTTATTTTCTTATTTATTTCATCCACTGTTTATTTCGGTTTATGCTACCTTATTTTACTTTTTTGTAACGCGCAGTTATTTCTATCCGCATGAAATTTACCTGATACTTTTTCAGGTGATAATCTTAACGGTATTCCTTCCTGTTTCCACTTATTTTTTGTTAAAGTCTTTGGGATTAATCCGCTCCGGTATTATGCTTTCTGAAAAGAAAGAACGCCGGTTACCGCTGGCTTTCCAGGCTATGTTTTTTCTGGTATTGATTGAGCATTCCTTTGCGATGCTGTCCATACCCGAACTCTATTACTTTTTCCTGGGAGCCTTAATCAGTTCCGTACTGGCTTTACTGCTGTTGTTATTTCATTTCAAAGCCAGCCTGCACATGATCGGATTGGTCGGATTTACCCTTTTTATCATGGGAATTTCATTGCATTACCACATCCGTTTTGTAAACATGATTGCCTTTTTTATAATGGCTGTAGGTGCTGTTGCCACATCAAGGCTGTATATGCATGCCCATTCGATGAAAGAAATTATCGCAGGCATTGTAATTGGTGCCTTACCGCAAATCGCACTTTGGTATTACTGGCTATAAGATGTAGAAGATAACCAGGAAGCTGAAAACATTGATCTTAATTCTCTCTCCTTCAATTTCACCGGATTTAAATAACGGATTCAGACCGTAAAAAGCATACGCATTAAAAGTATTGTAGCCGATCCCCACATAAGGACCGTATTGGATTTTATTCAAATCGGAATTATTGGTCACTTTATATTTTCCGTCACTACCGGTATAAACGGATTTGCTGTACATCAGATAGCTGAATTTGAACCCTGAATATACTCTCCAGAATTTATGGCTTTCCGGTGTAGACGTTCTCCAGCGCACTTCAACAGGAATATCCAGATAATGCATTTCCAGTTTGTTTCTGTCAAAATCAGAACTGATGGAATAGTTCACAACATTGTTCTCTTCCATGATTTTCATGTTCTGGCGCAGGCTGTTAAAAGTATATCCTATTCCGGGTGCGATGGCAAAAGTTCTCTTTTTATTCAGTGGAATATCCCGGAGAAAACCGGTGCTAAGCCCTAATGAAAACGAGTTTTGTGAAAAACCGCTCGGGCTGTTTTGAAGTAAATTATAGGCAATACTGATATAAAACTGATCTTCTCTATACAAAGAGTCTACAACAACAACTTTTTTCTCTTCTTCTTTTTTTTCTGTTTCTTCTGTCTGAGCAAAAATACAAACCGGAAAAATCAATAAAAGGTATAGCAGGCTAACTTTAATCATACTTTGCTTAATTTCTGTACTAAAGTAATAAAAACTAGCTTTATTTTGGTTTATTGCCTTCGAATCTTTTGAAAACCTATATCAATCCGATTTTCTTTGCTTCTTCAATCAGTTCTTTATCACCGCCTTTGGAACGGAGCAACTGACTTTTAATATTTGCTTTTCTTTTTTCCAGTGCACTCATCGAAAGCGGGATATAATTGGGAAGGTCTGCCGTTTTAACACCCTGAGAAATCAGGAGCAATATCTGGCTATCAATGGAATCCCATTTGATATTCTTCATCATCAGCTCTTTCAGTGAGTTGGAAATGGTATGGCTCACAAAATTTTCACCGCTGTAAATCTTTTCAAAAACGTTTGGAAACATTTCGAAGTTCACATCACATTTTGATATAAAAGCTTCCGGATTTACCTTGTTCATAATCTTGTCGATCAAAACCGGTTCATTATGCATGGTAAGCAACGCAATTTTACAATTTGGAAATTTCTCTCTTATCAGCATTGCCAAATCCACACCGGATTCCATGTTCATCTCTTTATAAGCCGGCAGGCTGATATCCAGATAAGCAAAATCAATAGCCTTTTTTAATCTGAAAAAGTTCATGATCGCATTATAGGCAGCGGTACAATTATGGGCTGTCGTAAAATTAAGCGCTAAATTTTCTGTATTAAACTCAGAAAGCAAATTAATATAGCCATCCAGTGTCATCGGATGGTCATCAACTAACAGAATATTTATCTCTTTTGACATAACGTTTATTTTCTATTACAAATCTAAACAAAAAGTACGGAATATCCGTAAAACTATATCGTATGAAAATCATAGCTTGCACTAAAATTTCAGCTGTGCATTATCCGTTTCTGCTCATTGATGACG
This region of Flavobacterium inviolabile genomic DNA includes:
- the rpoN gene encoding RNA polymerase factor sigma-54; this translates as MLKQHLQLKLSQKLSPQQIQLMKLIQLPTQAFEQRLKEELVENPALETGKEEQMDADEFADDNFDEYDDYDNERIDADEINIDEYLSNDETPDYKLQANNYSDDDEDRSLPFAAPVSFHQDLINQLNTFILSDSEREIAEFLVGSIDDMGYIRRDIQDIVDDMAFTQGIYTDDKNVERILNIIHELEPSGVGARDLQECLLLQLRHKTPTEAIALAIDILENQFDAFTKKHYDKLLQKYDITQEQLRKAIDEIEKLNPKPGGSFDGNTKAIEHVVPDFSIRIVEGELELSLNGRNAPELHVSKDYQEMLQTYKESREKSNSQKDAVQFIKQKLDSAKWFIDAIKQRNETLFVTMNAIMHYQEEYFLDGDETKLRPMILKDIADMIGLDISTVSRVANSKYVDTPYGTKLIKDFFSEAMKNDQGEDVSTIEIKKILQNVIEDEDKSKPLPDDKLAEILKEKGYPIARRTIAKYREQLDIPVARMRKKI
- a CDS encoding response regulator; the protein is MSKEINILLVDDHPMTLDGYINLLSEFNTENLALNFTTAHNCTAAYNAIMNFFRLKKAIDFAYLDISLPAYKEMNMESGVDLAMLIREKFPNCKIALLTMHNEPVLIDKIMNKVNPEAFISKCDVNFEMFPNVFEKIYSGENFVSHTISNSLKELMMKNIKWDSIDSQILLLISQGVKTADLPNYIPLSMSALEKRKANIKSQLLRSKGGDKELIEEAKKIGLI
- a CDS encoding porin family protein; the protein is MIKVSLLYLLLIFPVCIFAQTEETEKKEEEKKVVVVDSLYREDQFYISIAYNLLQNSPSGFSQNSFSLGLSTGFLRDIPLNKKRTFAIAPGIGYTFNSLRQNMKIMEENNVVNYSISSDFDRNKLEMHYLDIPVEVRWRTSTPESHKFWRVYSGFKFSYLMYSKSVYTGSDGKYKVTNNSDLNKIQYGPYVGIGYNTFNAYAFYGLNPLFKSGEIEGERIKINVFSFLVIFYIL